A window of Tautonia plasticadhaerens contains these coding sequences:
- a CDS encoding HK97 family phage prohead protease has translation MEREFKSFELIELKADDSSRKVCGYGSVFGNTDSYGDIVMPGAFLRSMKDRQPAMLWQHRSDMIPGVWDVYEERTRGLYLEGTFANTPLGEEAYQLAKMKAMKGLSIGYSTKKYEVDQANGTRKLLDLELWEVSLVTFPANEKANITRVKSKPETIRQFEDFLREAGGYSRDDATTIALRGFKALNPEREAEEEEHKELAELFGRFTQQLTL, from the coding sequence ATGGAACGTGAATTCAAAAGCTTCGAGCTGATCGAGCTGAAGGCCGACGACAGCAGCCGGAAAGTATGCGGCTACGGCTCCGTGTTCGGCAACACCGACAGCTACGGCGACATCGTCATGCCGGGTGCATTCCTGCGCAGCATGAAAGACCGCCAGCCGGCCATGCTCTGGCAGCACCGCAGCGACATGATCCCCGGCGTCTGGGACGTCTACGAGGAGCGAACGCGCGGGCTCTACCTGGAAGGCACGTTCGCGAACACGCCGCTCGGCGAGGAAGCCTACCAGCTGGCGAAGATGAAGGCGATGAAGGGCCTGTCCATCGGCTATTCGACCAAGAAATACGAAGTCGACCAGGCCAACGGCACCCGCAAGCTGCTCGACCTGGAGCTGTGGGAAGTGTCGCTGGTGACCTTCCCGGCCAACGAGAAAGCGAACATCACACGAGTGAAGAGCAAGCCGGAAACCATCCGGCAGTTCGAGGATTTCCTGCGGGAGGCAGGAGGATACAGCCGCGACGACGCGACCACCATCGCGCTGCGCGGCTTCAAGGCGCTGAACCCTGAGCGGGAGGCTGAGGAGGAAGAGCACAAGGAACTGGCCGAGCTATTCGGCCGCTTTACCCAACAACTCACCCTGTAA
- a CDS encoding phage minor head protein, which translates to MLSRRRQHVAFQRGMTFYEHKLRLKAGTALNSYLRQVARSVADTGTVPAHLNEKHRTRVFNTLLAHYTETTANFGKLALSGIAKGKKSALTPLEALMFSWVRREALRKARMITDTDRDTVAAAIEAGIGEGLGTQAIASNIRKLTSLTPRRASVIARTETHAAATYGSIESVRDAEQQLDMKMLKAWLPTSDSRTRPEHLAMANHPAIPLDEKFNVGGELMDRPGDPAGSAGNTIACRCSIIYSEAE; encoded by the coding sequence ATGCTCTCCCGCCGCCGTCAGCACGTCGCCTTCCAGCGCGGGATGACGTTCTACGAACACAAGCTCCGCCTGAAGGCCGGTACCGCGCTCAATTCCTACCTCCGCCAGGTCGCCAGATCCGTGGCCGACACCGGCACCGTGCCCGCCCACCTGAACGAGAAGCACCGCACGCGGGTCTTCAACACGCTACTCGCCCATTACACGGAAACGACCGCGAATTTTGGCAAGCTGGCGCTCTCCGGCATCGCCAAGGGCAAGAAATCGGCACTCACGCCGCTGGAAGCCCTGATGTTCTCCTGGGTTCGCCGGGAAGCGCTGCGAAAAGCACGCATGATCACCGACACCGACCGCGATACCGTGGCCGCTGCCATCGAAGCCGGGATCGGCGAGGGGCTGGGCACGCAGGCCATCGCCTCGAATATCCGCAAGCTGACCAGCCTGACGCCGCGCCGGGCCAGCGTGATCGCACGCACCGAGACGCACGCCGCCGCCACCTACGGCAGCATCGAGAGCGTGCGGGATGCCGAGCAGCAGCTGGACATGAAGATGCTCAAAGCCTGGCTGCCGACCTCGGATAGCCGCACGCGCCCGGAGCACCTTGCGATGGCGAATCACCCGGCGATCCCGCTGGACGAGAAATTCAACGTCGGCGGCGAGCTGATGGACCGGCCGGGCGACCCGGCTGGGAGTGCGGGTAACACGATAGCGTGCAGGTGCTCAATTATTTACAGTGAGGCGGAATGA
- a CDS encoding phage portal protein, translating to MAWFTRRSKAVDQFAVKNATFLYGIGAARWLERRFDLLAKDGYEQNPIVYACVTKLARASASVDLHVYRKQGGKLVKLENHPLLKLLERPNPMAGGRSFREAMATYRLIGGNAYVHGEGIDPFSRKGNPPKELWLLPTQSVTVQAQPQSALPAWYDYRPGQAKPIRFPVDRITGKCAILHLKTVNPLNPSIGLPPLVAAAFGVDTFNSGQAWNKALLDNEARPSGALEIVDREGKPVSLTDDQRSSLKRMLDDRFSGKHNAGKPMVLEGGMKWTPISLSPKDMDHRETMLVTARFIAGVFHTPPQLVNIPGESTYSNYGEAKVAYYSDTVIPFLESDLEELNNWLAPLFGDDLVIWYDEEAIPALEPRRKEKGDRINAATYMTVNEKRRAMGLDDVDGGDVVLVPSTNIPLELAGEIPDLAEPGSDADGEEDAPSPEPEPEPKPKKPKKPKPAEEEEDEDDA from the coding sequence GTGGCCTGGTTCACCCGCCGCTCCAAAGCGGTCGATCAATTCGCCGTCAAGAACGCCACGTTCCTTTACGGCATCGGCGCGGCCCGCTGGCTGGAACGCCGCTTCGACCTGCTGGCCAAGGACGGCTACGAGCAGAACCCGATCGTCTACGCCTGCGTGACCAAGCTCGCCAGGGCGTCCGCCTCGGTGGACCTGCACGTCTACCGCAAGCAGGGCGGCAAGCTGGTGAAGCTGGAGAACCATCCGCTGCTGAAACTGCTGGAACGCCCCAACCCGATGGCGGGCGGCCGGAGCTTCCGCGAGGCGATGGCCACCTACCGCCTGATCGGCGGGAATGCCTACGTCCACGGCGAGGGCATCGACCCGTTCAGCCGCAAGGGCAACCCGCCGAAAGAATTATGGCTCCTGCCGACGCAGTCGGTGACGGTGCAGGCGCAGCCCCAGAGCGCGCTTCCCGCCTGGTACGACTACCGCCCCGGCCAGGCCAAGCCGATCCGCTTCCCGGTCGACCGGATCACCGGCAAGTGCGCCATCCTGCACCTGAAGACCGTCAACCCGCTCAACCCGTCGATCGGCCTGCCGCCGCTGGTGGCCGCCGCGTTCGGCGTGGACACGTTCAATTCCGGGCAAGCCTGGAACAAGGCGCTGCTCGATAACGAAGCTCGCCCCTCCGGCGCGCTGGAGATTGTCGACCGCGAAGGCAAGCCGGTATCCCTGACCGATGACCAGCGCTCCAGCCTCAAGCGCATGCTCGACGACCGGTTCTCCGGCAAGCACAACGCCGGCAAGCCCATGGTGCTCGAAGGCGGCATGAAATGGACGCCGATTTCGCTCAGCCCGAAGGACATGGACCACCGGGAGACGATGCTGGTTACCGCCCGCTTCATCGCCGGCGTGTTCCACACCCCGCCGCAGCTGGTCAACATCCCGGGCGAAAGCACATATTCTAATTACGGTGAAGCCAAGGTCGCCTATTACTCCGACACCGTGATCCCCTTCCTGGAGAGCGATCTCGAGGAGCTGAACAACTGGCTGGCCCCGCTGTTCGGCGACGATTTGGTGATCTGGTACGACGAAGAGGCGATTCCCGCGCTGGAGCCGCGCCGCAAGGAAAAGGGTGACCGGATCAACGCTGCCACCTACATGACCGTCAACGAGAAACGCCGGGCGATGGGCCTGGATGACGTGGACGGCGGCGACGTGGTGCTGGTGCCGTCCACCAACATCCCGCTGGAACTGGCCGGCGAAATCCCCGATCTGGCCGAGCCGGGCAGCGATGCCGATGGCGAGGAAGATGCGCCGTCGCCGGAACCTGAGCCCGAGCCGAAACCGAAGAAGCCCAAGAAGCCTAAACCGGCGGAAGAAGAAGAGGACGAGGATGACGCTTGA
- the terL gene encoding phage terminase large subunit, with product MTSTQNKVSDQKAFDALLRTRLAAFTRKAFATVDPGASYKHNWHIDLIAEYLEACTRREIKRLIINIPPRYMKSISVTVAWPAWLLGHNPSERILAASYAEVLSLKHSVDTRLILQSEWYKRVFPGVHLTGDQNEKRKFVTTARGHRFATSVGGSAIGEGGNFLIVDDPLNAAQALSDADRETANTWFDQGFCTRLDDKENGVIVVVMQRLHADDLSGHLLAKGGWENLCIPAIAETRTVIDFGRVKVVREEGDLLHPERESAAAVEAQKNIMGSYAFAGQYQQRPAPAEGGIFKAGWFKRHERPQDSYLQIVQSWDTASKAAELNDPSCCTTWGIRPDGYDLLHVLVKRLEYPQLKARVAEHAETWGANAVLIEDKSSGQQVLQDLRHSTQLPLLAINPEKDKETRASAVSALVEAGKVSLPTHAAWLTDYEMELMTFPNAPHDDQVDSTTQFLNWMRTRSVTPDIRIW from the coding sequence TTGACGAGTACGCAAAACAAGGTAAGTGACCAGAAGGCGTTCGACGCCCTCCTGCGCACCCGCCTGGCGGCGTTTACCCGCAAAGCCTTCGCCACGGTCGATCCGGGCGCCAGTTACAAGCACAACTGGCACATCGACCTGATCGCGGAGTATCTCGAAGCCTGCACCCGTCGCGAGATCAAGCGGCTGATCATCAACATACCGCCGCGCTACATGAAATCCATCTCGGTCACCGTGGCATGGCCGGCATGGCTGCTGGGGCATAACCCATCCGAACGCATCCTGGCCGCTTCCTACGCCGAGGTGCTGTCGCTCAAGCACAGCGTGGATACCCGCCTGATCCTCCAGTCGGAGTGGTACAAGCGGGTGTTTCCCGGCGTTCACCTGACCGGCGACCAGAACGAGAAACGCAAATTCGTCACCACCGCTCGCGGCCATCGCTTCGCCACTTCGGTCGGCGGCTCGGCCATCGGCGAAGGCGGCAACTTCCTGATCGTCGATGACCCGCTGAATGCGGCGCAGGCCCTTTCGGACGCTGACCGGGAAACAGCTAATACGTGGTTCGACCAGGGGTTTTGCACCCGCCTCGACGACAAAGAAAACGGCGTCATTGTCGTGGTGATGCAGCGACTTCACGCGGATGACCTCTCCGGTCACCTGCTGGCCAAGGGCGGATGGGAAAACCTCTGCATCCCGGCGATTGCCGAGACGCGCACCGTCATCGATTTCGGCCGCGTCAAAGTGGTCCGCGAGGAAGGCGATCTGCTCCATCCCGAGCGCGAGAGTGCGGCGGCGGTCGAGGCACAGAAGAATATCATGGGCTCCTACGCCTTTGCCGGCCAGTACCAGCAACGCCCGGCTCCGGCGGAAGGCGGCATCTTCAAGGCGGGCTGGTTCAAACGCCACGAGCGGCCGCAGGACAGCTACCTGCAGATCGTTCAGAGCTGGGATACCGCGAGCAAGGCGGCGGAATTGAATGACCCGAGCTGCTGCACCACATGGGGCATACGCCCGGACGGCTACGACCTCCTGCATGTGCTGGTCAAACGCCTGGAATACCCTCAGCTCAAAGCCCGCGTGGCCGAGCACGCCGAAACATGGGGCGCCAACGCCGTGTTGATCGAGGACAAATCCTCCGGCCAGCAGGTTTTGCAGGATCTCCGACATAGCACGCAATTGCCGTTGCTGGCGATCAACCCGGAGAAAGACAAAGAAACCCGTGCCAGCGCCGTCTCCGCCCTCGTGGAAGCGGGCAAGGTGAGCCTGCCCACGCACGCCGCCTGGCTAACCGATTACGAGATGGAACTGATGACTTTTCCGAACGCTCCGCACGACGACCAGGTGGACAGCACAACGCAGTTCCTGAACTGGATGCGCACCCGGTCGGTCACCCCCGACATCCGCATCTGGTAG
- a CDS encoding terminase small subunit-like protein: MTGRPTRYSAKLATDICERLANGESLRRICSDEHMPDKATVIRWLTRGAAGEETYKAFCDQYACARDWQAESYMDEAVDIADGEPAEREHIGSNDDGVSPQDSQARQEFLAATAQRDKLRVDTRIKVAEKLAPKRFGSKGDTNVNVSVNGVQLAEQDKALLDEYAKQGK; the protein is encoded by the coding sequence ATGACCGGAAGGCCGACACGATATTCCGCCAAGCTCGCCACGGACATCTGTGAGCGGTTGGCGAACGGCGAATCGCTGCGTCGAATCTGCTCCGACGAGCACATGCCGGACAAAGCTACCGTGATCCGTTGGCTTACCAGAGGTGCAGCTGGCGAGGAAACATACAAGGCGTTTTGCGACCAGTACGCCTGTGCGCGCGACTGGCAGGCGGAATCCTACATGGACGAGGCCGTGGATATCGCAGACGGCGAGCCCGCCGAGCGCGAGCATATCGGCAGCAACGACGATGGGGTTTCACCGCAGGATAGCCAGGCGCGGCAGGAGTTCCTTGCCGCCACCGCACAACGCGACAAGCTGCGGGTGGATACGCGCATCAAGGTGGCCGAGAAACTGGCACCGAAGCGATTTGGCTCCAAGGGCGATACCAATGTGAACGTGAGCGTGAACGGGGTACAGCTGGCGGAGCAGGATAAGGCTCTGCTTGACGAGTACGCAAAACAAGGTAAGTGA
- a CDS encoding ATP-dependent DNA helicase, producing MEAITPSDDQAKAIRAIVDWFGDDSREEFYLAGFAGVGKSTIANLAIEEIKEQHNVSKVRTAAYTGKAASVLRKKGIEDASTIHSLIYTPKVDEETGELKFTLSEESAAAEADLIVLDECSMIDDRLADDLRSFGKKILVMGDPGQLPPVNGQGAFTRNVPDVFLHEIHRQSAESPIIELATLARQGLPIPRNYRKGDVEAMVLTKATQELIYRETTQPICGLNRVRWTYTQRMRARKGFSGEHPVAGERIICCRNNNKKGLFNGGMGQLVTRGADIIGVREIYSLTVDMDDLHGTTEDLLTDPYLFAHHFNEGKAQKIQGARPMLNEFDWGYIITAHKAQGSSWDHVTVIDDSGAFRDNRRNWLYTAITRAETGLTLLMRD from the coding sequence ATGGAAGCGATCACCCCATCCGATGATCAGGCGAAAGCGATCCGGGCAATCGTTGATTGGTTCGGCGATGACAGCCGCGAGGAATTCTATCTGGCCGGTTTCGCCGGGGTCGGCAAGTCCACGATTGCCAACCTCGCCATCGAAGAGATCAAGGAGCAGCATAACGTCAGCAAGGTGCGAACCGCCGCATATACCGGCAAGGCCGCTTCCGTGCTCCGGAAGAAAGGCATCGAAGACGCCAGCACGATCCACAGCTTGATCTACACGCCGAAAGTGGATGAAGAGACCGGCGAGCTGAAATTCACCCTGTCGGAGGAGTCTGCGGCGGCGGAAGCAGACCTGATCGTGCTCGACGAATGCTCCATGATCGACGACCGCCTGGCCGACGACCTGCGTTCCTTCGGCAAGAAAATCCTCGTCATGGGCGATCCTGGGCAGCTGCCGCCGGTCAATGGCCAGGGCGCGTTCACCCGCAACGTGCCGGACGTCTTCCTGCATGAAATCCACCGCCAGAGCGCCGAAAGCCCGATCATCGAGCTGGCCACGCTGGCGCGCCAGGGGCTGCCCATCCCCCGGAACTACCGGAAGGGCGACGTGGAAGCCATGGTGTTGACCAAGGCGACGCAGGAGCTGATCTATCGGGAAACCACCCAGCCGATCTGCGGCCTGAACCGCGTCCGCTGGACCTATACCCAGCGGATGCGTGCCCGGAAGGGTTTCAGCGGCGAGCATCCTGTGGCAGGCGAGCGGATCATCTGCTGCCGGAACAATAACAAAAAGGGCTTGTTCAACGGCGGCATGGGGCAGTTGGTCACCCGGGGAGCGGACATCATCGGCGTGCGCGAGATCTATTCGCTCACCGTGGACATGGATGATCTGCACGGCACCACGGAGGATTTGCTGACCGACCCCTACCTCTTCGCCCACCACTTCAATGAGGGTAAGGCGCAGAAGATCCAGGGCGCGCGGCCGATGCTGAACGAGTTCGATTGGGGATACATCATCACCGCGCACAAGGCTCAGGGCAGTTCCTGGGACCACGTGACGGTGATAGATGACAGCGGGGCGTTTCGGGATAACCGCCGCAACTGGCTCTATACCGCCATCACACGGGCGGAGACTGGATTAACACTTTTGATGAGGGACTAA
- a CDS encoding YqaJ viral recombinase family nuclease: protein MQTSKIETGTPEWHAQRRTGIGGSDCAAVLGLSKWKSPYQLYLEKIGEAEPEDETWEMMRGKAMEPLLRQHYADTTGQVVMLPDGAIRSDAYPFMIYNPDGLTEDRLQEFKTAAYGKEWGEAGSDEIPHEYLLQVQHGMIVTGRQVADVTVSIASNRPKYFVVQADPELQEIIVEAEAQFWRMVEDRTPPEPISNEDCARIYRAVSLGASTLATVDIQEALEELKALKAVAKRVETEEEALQVKIKAYMGECESLVDEGGKTLATWKLAKGAERIDAASLRKEQPSIAQRYTVIGEPNRRFLLK from the coding sequence GTGCAGACGAGCAAAATTGAAACCGGAACACCCGAATGGCATGCCCAGCGTCGGACCGGGATCGGCGGGAGTGATTGCGCCGCCGTCCTCGGGCTCTCCAAATGGAAATCCCCGTATCAGCTCTACCTGGAGAAGATCGGCGAGGCCGAACCGGAAGACGAAACGTGGGAAATGATGCGGGGGAAGGCGATGGAGCCGCTGTTACGGCAGCATTACGCCGACACTACCGGGCAGGTCGTCATGCTACCTGATGGTGCAATTCGGAGCGATGCGTATCCTTTCATGATCTACAACCCGGACGGGTTGACCGAAGACCGACTGCAGGAGTTCAAAACGGCCGCGTACGGCAAGGAATGGGGTGAAGCAGGGAGTGACGAGATCCCGCATGAGTATCTCCTGCAGGTCCAGCACGGCATGATCGTGACGGGAAGGCAGGTCGCGGACGTCACCGTTTCGATCGCCTCCAACCGGCCGAAATACTTCGTTGTCCAGGCCGATCCCGAGTTGCAGGAGATCATCGTTGAGGCCGAGGCACAATTCTGGCGGATGGTGGAAGACCGCACCCCGCCCGAGCCCATCTCAAACGAAGATTGCGCCCGCATCTATAGGGCGGTGAGTCTGGGCGCGAGCACGTTAGCGACGGTAGATATCCAGGAGGCACTGGAGGAGCTGAAAGCACTGAAGGCTGTCGCGAAAAGGGTAGAAACCGAGGAGGAAGCGCTGCAAGTCAAAATCAAAGCCTATATGGGCGAATGCGAGTCGCTCGTGGACGAAGGTGGGAAGACCTTAGCGACATGGAAACTGGCGAAAGGTGCGGAGCGCATCGACGCCGCAAGCCTGAGGAAAGAGCAGCCTTCCATAGCTCAGCGATACACCGTTATCGGCGAGCCGAACCGGCGATTCCTGCTGAAATAA
- a CDS encoding DUF2312 domain-containing protein, whose translation MALPGHNSNRAGGVAGERLRSLIERIERLEEEKASIAADIRDIYAEAKGNGFDPKTMRHIIKLRKMEHAEREEHEALIDIYKASLGMLDGTPLGEAAIKRLTKEAMAEGENPGAFPDASEPEQAANADPLSGITVQEARDMGRQAALEGEPVTSNPFPARDPRRSAWDEEWCMTAGSDGMELPEAWRRSPKKGHGGSEGGATGEAA comes from the coding sequence ATGGCACTACCGGGACATAATAGTAATCGCGCCGGGGGCGTTGCTGGTGAAAGGTTACGAAGCCTGATCGAACGAATCGAACGACTGGAAGAGGAGAAGGCGAGCATAGCGGCGGATATCCGGGATATCTATGCCGAGGCAAAGGGTAACGGGTTCGATCCGAAGACCATGCGCCACATCATAAAACTGAGGAAAATGGAGCATGCCGAACGGGAAGAGCATGAAGCCCTAATTGACATTTACAAGGCATCCCTCGGCATGCTGGATGGCACACCGCTCGGTGAGGCTGCTATCAAGCGATTGACCAAAGAAGCGATGGCGGAGGGCGAGAATCCTGGCGCCTTCCCTGATGCTTCAGAGCCGGAGCAAGCAGCGAACGCAGACCCACTTTCTGGTATCACGGTCCAGGAAGCCCGCGACATGGGACGCCAGGCGGCGCTGGAAGGCGAGCCCGTTACGAGCAACCCGTTCCCGGCCCGCGATCCGCGCCGATCGGCGTGGGATGAAGAGTGGTGCATGACCGCCGGGAGCGACGGCATGGAACTGCCGGAAGCGTGGCGACGCTCGCCGAAGAAAGGACATGGCGGTAGCGAAGGCGGCGCGACGGGAGAAGCCGCTTGA
- a CDS encoding AAA family ATPase codes for MSGLQGFRPVRDITDFAEVLKPEEAEPPILSPAIRLAVRQWLVELAAEEELASYGLKPRRTAMLSGPPGCGKTTLAHHFSARLGLPLILVNMASLITSFLGGTGQNVNKLFDAVRAQSQECILFLDEFDSVASKRVSGARNADNERNSIVISLLQKIDTFPGIMIAATNRSDDIDPAIWRRFGMQLEILEPDADARFAILTRYLAPMTLPEESMELLTEVTAGASPAVLRQLMEGLKRDVILAPRYGQPVEAKAVLSRLVASVRPHAEAVMPPLWTETWAMESIAKMPWPPVDGREDSPEAS; via the coding sequence TTGAGCGGGCTTCAGGGCTTCCGGCCAGTGCGGGATATCACCGACTTCGCCGAGGTGCTCAAGCCGGAGGAGGCGGAGCCGCCGATCCTCTCTCCGGCAATCCGGCTGGCCGTGCGGCAATGGCTGGTCGAGCTGGCGGCGGAGGAGGAATTGGCTTCCTATGGCCTCAAGCCACGCCGCACGGCGATGCTCTCCGGGCCGCCCGGCTGCGGCAAGACGACGCTCGCCCACCATTTCTCGGCGAGGCTCGGCCTGCCACTGATTCTGGTCAACATGGCCTCCCTGATCACCAGCTTTCTCGGGGGGACCGGCCAGAACGTGAACAAGCTGTTCGACGCGGTGCGGGCGCAGAGTCAGGAGTGCATCCTGTTCCTGGATGAATTCGACTCGGTTGCGTCCAAAAGGGTCAGCGGAGCCCGGAACGCCGACAATGAGCGGAACAGCATCGTCATCTCGCTCCTGCAGAAGATCGATACCTTTCCGGGAATCATGATCGCCGCGACGAACCGGAGCGACGATATCGACCCCGCCATCTGGCGCCGATTCGGCATGCAGCTCGAAATCCTGGAGCCGGATGCTGACGCTCGGTTTGCGATCCTGACCCGATACCTGGCGCCTATGACCTTGCCAGAAGAGTCGATGGAACTGCTCACGGAAGTGACTGCCGGGGCATCGCCCGCCGTGCTGCGGCAGCTCATGGAGGGGCTGAAGCGGGATGTAATCCTTGCACCCCGTTATGGCCAGCCGGTAGAAGCGAAAGCGGTATTATCCCGCCTGGTCGCATCGGTAAGGCCCCACGCGGAAGCCGTGATGCCGCCGCTGTGGACGGAGACTTGGGCGATGGAATCGATCGCCAAGATGCCGTGGCCGCCGGTCGATGGACGAGAGGATTCGCCAGAAGCGAGCTGA
- a CDS encoding PDDEXK family nuclease produces MVNKQSVIDGSQPQTRWKAGWREIGGKRNYYRSAWESNYARYLEWLKSLGEIRDWKHEPCTFWFPGIKRGCVSYLPDFLVIERNGEEAYHEVKGWMDARSATKIKRMAKYHPAVRLVVIDARQYRLIKAQAERLVPGWETAA; encoded by the coding sequence ATGGTGAATAAGCAGAGTGTAATCGACGGCAGCCAGCCGCAAACCCGCTGGAAGGCCGGGTGGCGCGAAATCGGCGGAAAGCGGAATTACTACCGCAGTGCGTGGGAGAGCAACTATGCCCGGTACCTGGAATGGCTGAAGTCGCTAGGCGAGATCCGGGACTGGAAGCACGAGCCCTGCACGTTCTGGTTCCCAGGCATCAAACGCGGCTGCGTGAGCTACCTGCCTGACTTTCTGGTGATCGAGCGGAACGGCGAAGAAGCCTACCACGAGGTGAAGGGCTGGATGGACGCCCGGAGCGCCACCAAGATCAAGCGGATGGCCAAGTACCACCCGGCGGTGCGGCTGGTCGTCATCGATGCCAGGCAATACCGGCTGATCAAGGCCCAGGCTGAGCGGCTGGTGCCAGGCTGGGAAACGGCCGCGTAG
- a CDS encoding GIY-YIG nuclease family protein gives MGRNNVSPDVRHRPPANSITIYKMTCRKSKRVYIGKAKDLDKRIIGHFQSLMLNGHPNSLIQVDFWLFGLASFEFKPLLVVPAECATEFESRVIKAFALKAHMYNMTGVGNNRELSARAFGWHGRIAHMESKIARQKKRPKQEP, from the coding sequence GTGGGGCGAAATAACGTCAGCCCGGATGTGCGACATAGGCCGCCAGCCAACTCGATCACGATCTACAAAATGACGTGTCGTAAGTCGAAGCGAGTGTATATCGGAAAGGCCAAAGATCTCGACAAGCGGATCATCGGTCACTTTCAGTCGTTAATGTTGAATGGCCACCCTAACAGCTTGATTCAGGTTGATTTCTGGCTCTTTGGACTGGCATCTTTTGAGTTCAAGCCCTTGCTTGTCGTTCCTGCGGAATGCGCGACGGAGTTTGAAAGTCGCGTCATTAAAGCGTTCGCCCTCAAGGCTCACATGTATAACATGACCGGTGTTGGAAACAACCGCGAATTATCAGCAAGAGCATTCGGATGGCACGGCAGGATAGCCCACATGGAGAGCAAGATCGCTAGACAGAAGAAGCGTCCAAAACAGGAGCCTTGA
- a CDS encoding lytic transglycosylase domain-containing protein, which produces MTKSKKPQPKRRPATKGCHMDGDKPFWSALILSVVAACGIAYSVQSQPIDAARSASWVITAEDKATLERANRSAAVEAQELVSKPVILQAPKKPEAPKEAKKQVAKLDAKQAAKEEARQKREAEKRVLYDLAYRASIQEGVDPYLYIGLLKSENSFKTSMDVSSAGAIGPAQLLASTAAEMGLNPWNLEQNVTGGARYLKRKLDSLGQEALAIASYNMGEGALKGWMRKGGHPERLPAETKTYVMKVQMNAAYERHQGTLKQYAAME; this is translated from the coding sequence ATGACAAAGAGTAAGAAACCCCAGCCGAAGCGTCGCCCGGCGACCAAAGGCTGCCACATGGACGGTGACAAACCGTTCTGGTCGGCTCTGATCCTCTCCGTCGTCGCCGCCTGCGGCATCGCGTACAGCGTCCAGAGCCAGCCCATCGATGCGGCTCGGTCGGCAAGCTGGGTGATTACCGCCGAGGACAAGGCCACGCTGGAACGGGCGAACCGTTCCGCTGCGGTGGAAGCGCAAGAGCTGGTGAGCAAGCCGGTCATCCTTCAGGCGCCGAAAAAGCCGGAAGCTCCGAAGGAGGCGAAGAAGCAGGTGGCGAAGCTGGACGCGAAACAGGCGGCGAAGGAGGAAGCCAGGCAGAAGCGTGAGGCGGAGAAGCGAGTGCTTTATGACCTCGCCTACCGCGCCTCGATCCAGGAAGGCGTTGACCCCTACCTCTACATCGGCCTGCTGAAGTCGGAGAACTCGTTCAAGACCAGCATGGACGTGAGCAGCGCAGGGGCTATCGGCCCGGCCCAGCTCCTGGCGAGCACGGCGGCGGAGATGGGGCTGAACCCCTGGAACCTGGAGCAGAACGTCACCGGCGGCGCGCGGTATCTCAAGCGGAAGCTCGACTCGCTGGGGCAGGAAGCGCTCGCCATCGCCAGCTACAACATGGGCGAGGGGGCGCTGAAAGGCTGGATGAGGAAAGGCGGTCACCCGGAGCGGCTTCCGGCTGAGACGAAAACCTATGTGATGAAAGTCCAGATGAACGCTGCCTACGAGCGGCATCAGGGCACGCTGAAACAATACGCGGCGATGGAGTAA
- a CDS encoding J domain-containing protein: MTQEYPLQWPTSWPRTPRPAKSQFKTSLSAAIDNVLGSLRLFGADSGRKVEKVVVSSNVSLMDRNPKDSGVAVYFTWDGIATCIAVDRYLKLEENLQAIHHVIEAERTKLRHGGLNLVRASFRGYAALPSPLAFPDSPWEVLGIQPGVSREEIERAFREKAKSAHPDAGGDPDAMARLNDARAAALRGAA; encoded by the coding sequence ATGACGCAGGAGTACCCCTTGCAATGGCCGACGAGCTGGCCGCGTACGCCACGCCCAGCCAAGAGCCAGTTCAAAACAAGTCTTTCCGCAGCGATCGACAACGTGCTCGGTTCGCTCCGCCTGTTTGGCGCTGACAGCGGGCGCAAGGTTGAAAAGGTCGTGGTGTCGAGCAACGTGTCCCTGATGGACCGGAACCCGAAGGATTCGGGCGTTGCGGTCTATTTCACCTGGGACGGCATCGCCACCTGCATTGCCGTCGATCGCTACCTCAAGCTCGAGGAAAACCTGCAGGCGATCCATCACGTCATCGAAGCGGAACGGACGAAACTCCGGCACGGTGGCCTGAACCTGGTGCGTGCCTCCTTCCGCGGCTATGCCGCCTTGCCTTCGCCGTTGGCTTTCCCAGACTCGCCGTGGGAAGTGCTGGGCATCCAGCCGGGCGTATCGCGCGAGGAAATCGAGCGGGCGTTCCGTGAAAAGGCGAAATCGGCTCATCCTGACGCCGGAGGCGATCCTGACGCGATGGCACGCCTCAACGATGCCAGGGCGGCGGCTTTGCGGGGTGCTGCGTGA